Proteins encoded in a region of the Dreissena polymorpha isolate Duluth1 chromosome 6, UMN_Dpol_1.0, whole genome shotgun sequence genome:
- the LOC127835096 gene encoding glycoprotein 3-alpha-L-fucosyltransferase A-like has translation MIMKCRRIHTKFILPIGLFIVLSLALNFIPQDRILHKNVIIFRLPHLNSTFFPNQSTTVVTRSSEPVHIWQQHPYDDRILMQAEFRPNVDFDNLPPKRILLAAGLDGWGVNEGNHAFVEHQCPVQNCRLHEYPPYKKIIDARIFKEMEIYEDMSKDAKSVVPRHPNQIWIMFGLESPAASPNYANVHDVINWTATYRYDSTIVTPYDKFQTYENFTKLSYYKPIKNFAASKKKMAAIFMSNCYAVNNRLDVVKELQKFIDVDIYGHCGTLTCERGKEKMCFKKLKDEYKFYLSFENANCRDYITEKLFLNALR, from the coding sequence atgattaTGAAGTGTCGAAGAATTCACACAAAGTTTATATTGCCTATTGGATTATTTATAGTTTTATCTTTAGCGCTCAATTTCATTCCACAGGATCGAATCCTACACAAAAACGTGATAATCTTTCGTTTGCCACATTTGAACTCAACGTTTTTTCCGAACCAGTCCACAACAGTTGTAACTCGGAGCAGTGAACCAGTCCACATATGGCAACAACATCCGTACGATGATAGAATATTAATGCAGGCCGAATTCCGACCAAACGTGGATTTCGATAATTTGCCTCCTAAACGCATACTACTAGCGGCGGGTTTGGATGGTTGGGGAGTAAATGAGGGGAACCATGCCTTTGTCGAACATCAATGTCCTGTGCAAAACTGCCGTCTCCATGAATACCCGCCGTATAAGAAAATTATCGACGcaagaatatttaaagaaatggAGATATACGAAGATATGTCCAAGGATGCTAAGTCGGTCGTTCCGCGACACCCGAATCAAATCTGGATCATGTTTGGGCTGGAGAGTCCGGCGGCTAGTCCGAACTATGCAAATGTTCATGACGTCATCAACTGGACCGCAACCTACCGGTACGATTCCACAATAGTGACGCCATACGACAAGTTTCAAACATACGAAAATTTTACGAAACTTTCTTACTATAAACCAATTAAAAACTTTGCAGCCTCCAAAAAGAAGATGGCTGCTATTTTTATGTCCAATTGCTACGCAGTTAACAACAGACTTGATGTTGTGAAAGAACTTCAAAAATTTATAGATGTTGATATTTATGGACACTGTGGGACATTAACTTGTGAGCGAGGAAAGGAAAAGATGTGCTTTAAAAAACTCAAAGACGAGTACAAGTTCTATTTGTCGTTTGAAAATGCAAACTGTCGGGACTATATCACCGAAAAACTGTTCTTAAATGCATTACGGTAA